The following proteins are encoded in a genomic region of Candidatus Leptovillus gracilis:
- a CDS encoding YjbQ family protein, whose amino-acid sequence MTVQTDVLQFPTKGHGDILDITNEVVMSVQQTKLRQGVVTIFSPSATSSVTTIEYEPGCLLDLRRLFDEIVDPEREYAHNARWGDGNGHSHVRAALLGPSLSVPFVDGRLTLGTWQQIIFIDFDNRPRRRELVLQVMGE is encoded by the coding sequence ATGACTGTGCAAACTGACGTGCTTCAATTTCCCACCAAAGGACATGGCGATATATTGGACATTACCAACGAAGTGGTGATGTCTGTGCAGCAAACCAAGCTGCGGCAGGGCGTGGTGACTATTTTTTCACCCTCGGCTACCAGCAGCGTAACAACGATTGAATATGAGCCAGGCTGTTTGCTCGATTTGCGTCGCTTGTTTGATGAGATTGTAGACCCGGAACGGGAGTACGCGCATAATGCGCGTTGGGGGGATGGCAATGGGCACAGCCATGTGCGGGCGGCCTTGTTAGGACCGTCGTTGAGTGTGCCGTTTGTAGACGGCCGTCTTACCCTGGGTACCTGGCAGCAAATTATCTTTATAGATTTCGACAACCGCCCCCGCCGCCGCGAACTGGTCTTGCAAGTTATGGGCGAATAA
- a CDS encoding cytochrome ubiquinol oxidase subunit I: MDVITLARMQFAITTVYHFFFVPLTLGLSIIVALMQTLYVRTNRDVYKQMTKFWGKLFVINFAMGVVTGIVQEFQFGMNWSEYSRFVGDIFGAPLAIEALMAFFLESTFLGLWLFGWDKLSKGVHLATIWLVAIASNLSALWILIANSFMQQPVGYVLNNGRAEMTSFSAVVFNPNIWTQFPHVIASGLSTAAFFVLGISAYHLLRPLANKDLFRRSFQIATVVGLLGVVGVVMSGHSQMQHLVGSQPMKVAAAEALWETEDPAGLSVLTIGNLQGEEVFSIRVPNLLSLLALDQVQGEIRGLNDLQAEFEARYGPGDYTPPVFITYWSFRSMVGAGVVMLLAVGYALLLTMGEQLEEKPKFLRAFIWLIPLPYIANTTGWFLTEFGRYPWIVYGLMKLESGVSISVSAGMVALTLIGFTLLYGALMAATIYLLAKYARLPGQPKLADEMAPGQTAVALIGE; encoded by the coding sequence ATGGATGTAATCACCCTGGCTAGAATGCAGTTTGCCATCACCACCGTATACCATTTCTTTTTCGTGCCGCTTACGTTGGGGCTGTCCATCATCGTCGCCCTGATGCAAACGTTGTACGTGCGCACCAACCGCGATGTCTACAAACAGATGACCAAGTTTTGGGGCAAGCTCTTTGTCATCAACTTTGCCATGGGCGTTGTCACCGGCATTGTGCAAGAATTTCAGTTTGGCATGAACTGGTCAGAGTATTCCCGCTTTGTTGGCGACATTTTTGGCGCGCCGCTGGCAATTGAAGCGCTGATGGCTTTTTTCCTGGAGTCCACTTTCCTGGGCCTGTGGCTGTTTGGCTGGGACAAATTGTCCAAAGGCGTACATCTGGCGACCATCTGGTTAGTCGCCATCGCCTCCAACCTGTCGGCGCTTTGGATTCTCATTGCCAATTCCTTTATGCAGCAGCCGGTTGGTTATGTGTTGAACAACGGCCGTGCCGAAATGACCAGTTTCTCCGCTGTTGTCTTCAACCCCAACATCTGGACCCAATTCCCCCACGTCATCGCCAGCGGATTGAGTACGGCCGCTTTTTTTGTCCTGGGCATCAGCGCCTACCATCTGCTGCGCCCCTTGGCTAACAAAGACCTCTTTCGCCGCTCCTTCCAGATTGCCACCGTCGTCGGCTTATTGGGCGTAGTGGGCGTGGTGATGAGCGGCCACAGCCAGATGCAGCACCTCGTCGGCAGCCAGCCGATGAAAGTAGCCGCCGCCGAAGCGCTGTGGGAAACCGAAGACCCAGCCGGCCTCTCCGTGCTGACCATCGGCAACTTGCAAGGGGAAGAGGTTTTCTCCATCCGCGTCCCCAATCTGCTCAGCCTGCTGGCGCTAGACCAGGTGCAAGGCGAAATACGCGGCCTAAACGATTTACAGGCCGAGTTTGAAGCGCGTTATGGCCCCGGCGATTACACGCCACCTGTGTTTATCACCTACTGGAGTTTTCGTAGCATGGTCGGCGCGGGCGTGGTCATGTTGTTGGCGGTTGGTTACGCTTTGCTGCTAACCATGGGTGAGCAGCTAGAGGAAAAGCCCAAATTCCTGCGCGCCTTCATCTGGCTCATCCCCCTGCCCTACATTGCCAACACGACCGGTTGGTTCCTGACCGAGTTTGGCCGTTATCCCTGGATTGTGTACGGCCTGATGAAACTGGAAAGCGGCGTCTCGATCAGCGTGTCGGCTGGCATGGTCGCCCTGACACTAATCGGGTTTACCCTGCTCTACGGCGCACTGATGGCTGCCACCATCTACCTGCTGGCAAAGTATGCACGCTTACCCGGCCAACCAAAACTGGCCGACGAGATGGCGCCAGGGCAAACGGCCGTTGCCTTGATTGGCGAGTAG